In Acidobacteriota bacterium, a single window of DNA contains:
- a CDS encoding MFS transporter, producing MSEGRLFYGWWISIAAAVALFLGGPPILVLSFPVFLKAFAKEFHASRSAISLAFSLHNIVAAAASPLFGRLVDRVGSRKMIILG from the coding sequence ATGAGCGAAGGAAGGCTCTTTTATGGTTGGTGGATAAGCATCGCTGCGGCCGTGGCTCTCTTTCTGGGCGGTCCACCGATTCTTGTGCTCTCCTTCCCGGTATTTTTAAAAGCTTTTGCCAAGGAATTCCACGCGAGCCGATCTGCCATCTCGCTCGCTTTCAGCTTGCATAATATTGTCGCTGCCGCTGCGTCTCCTCTATTTGGACGCCTGGTCGATCGCGTCGGATCGCGAAAGATGATCATCCTTGG